In the genome of Bradysia coprophila strain Holo2 unplaced genomic scaffold, BU_Bcop_v1 contig_232, whole genome shotgun sequence, one region contains:
- the LOC119076899 gene encoding probable chitinase 10, producing the protein MILNSLCAFAIFVFAQCHTTVTAASTPEGDKNGLKIICHYHLHTWYAPDFRDYSPEVIDHTQCTHIVYTDRVRYTDLAANRTLHDGKKLFYSRVPVFRKKGINVSISFFKFNGYELVRVYNATARATFVESLVDFMERNHFNGFDLYWDCRSCSKGSSQDVHQDENFIDLIRQLSEAFKPRGWLLSTFVSLSEHVVHPGFDVLKLSEFVDWMTVNNIILSQNITSHLAPLFLYSDDLHQETSTNSTVNYLIEKGVPSQKLVLPVSSIGRMYQLTSAEESGLYAPTDNRYTSHFYETCKEVLNDNWTVVHDSDKRVGSYAYHSNRWVSYQDVEDVQRRGEFIVQNNLGGGSIMNLNYDDFEDKCKCGKNPLLKALVQVLRNVAGPKMKNCT; encoded by the exons ATGATTCTAAATTCGTTGTGCGCATTcgcaattttcgtttttgctCAA TGCCATACAACAGTCACAGCAGCATCAACGCCTGAAGGTGACAAAAATGGGCTCAAAATAATTTGCCATTATCATTTGCATACATGGTATGCTCCCGACTTCAGGGACTATTCACCAGAAGTCATTGATCACACTCAATGCACACATATCGTTTACACAGACCGAGTAAGGTACACAGACCTGGCCGCCAACCGAACATTACACGAtggtaaaaaattattctacagtCGAGTGCCGGTGTTCCGAAAGAAAGGAATAAACGTTTCGATCAGTTTCTTTAAATTCAATGGCTATGAATTAGTTAGAGTGTACAATGCCACTGCACGAGCCACTTTTGTGGAATCACTTGTCGACTTTATGGAAAGAAACCATTTCAACGGGTTCGATTTATATTGGGATTGCAGATCCTGTTCGAAAGGCTCTTCACAAGATGTACATCaggatgaaaattttattgatttgattCGTCAGTTGTCTGAAGCATTTAAACCACGCGGTTGGCTCCTATCAACATTTGTGTCTTTAAGCGAACATGTAGTTCATCCCGGCTTCGACGTTCTGAAACTATCCGA GTTCGTTGACTGGATGACCGTTAACAATATAATCCTGTCGCAGAATATCACCTCACACTTAGCTCCACTATTCTTGTATTCGGACGATCTACACCAAGAAACATCGACGAATTCGActgtaaattatttgattgaaaagGGTGTACCATCACAGAAGTTGGTGTTGCCGGTTTCGTCTATAGGACGAATGTACCAGTTAACATCTGCTGAAGAGAGCGGCTTGTATGCACCAACCGACAACAGGTATACGTCTCATTTTTACGAAACTTGTAAAGAAGTTTTGAACGACAACTGGACAGTTGTACACGATTCCGATAAGAGAGTTGGATCGTACGCATATCATTCAAATAGATGGGTCTCTTATCAGGACGTTGAGGATGTTCAGCGCAGAGGCGAGTTCATAGTTCAGAATAATCTAGGAGGTGGATCAATTATGAACTTGAACTATGATGATTTCGAAGACAAGTGTAAATGTGGGAAAAATCCA
- the LOC119076902 gene encoding retinol dehydrogenase 7-like encodes MALVKVVLTVVLFYCLIATQRYWYFLISWFVNVAVIASISWWIARRITRDFLCKTIFPRVDPTGKAVLITGCDSGFGHMTAIELNRIGFFVFATCLDSNGEGAKELLTNAQYRNRIVTLKMNVTNPDEISAAFDRVQHVLSDSSSGTNELYAMVNNAGIGLSSPIEWAKENSLDPYDTHIDVNTMGVIRVTRKFLPLIRKSKGRIVNLSSIAARTNLLGINPYSVSKAATSKFTEGLQEELAPFGVTSIDVNPWFFKTPILNPQNIITSAFKRYNESTEDVRTTYGPEWLRRVAKGVVTLVTDPNIVIQHPEQVVDTLVDAITSAEPDAVYRVISPGIRGIFWVISDFLPWELIIYSRRLLNKLQDLRKVNVDEYLSDSMFK; translated from the exons ATGGCTTTGGTGAAGGTTGTGTTGACTGTGGTGCTCTTTTACTGTTTGATTGCAACACAAAGATACTGGTATTTTCTTATCTCATGGTTTGTTAATGTGGCTGTCATTGCATCGATTTCGTGGTGGATTGCCAGAAGAATTACGCGAGATTTTCTGTGCAAAACTATTTTTCCCAGAGTTGATCCAACGGGAAAAGCAGTTCTGATTACAG gATGTGACTCAGGATTCGGCCATATGACTGCTATAGAACTGAACCGAATcggatttttcgtttttgctACTTGCCTTGATTCGAATGGAGAAGGTGCTAAAGAATTGCTGACAAATGCACAATACCGAAATCGCATCGTAACCCTTAAAATGAACGTAACAAACCCTGATGAGATATCAGCAGCCTTTGATAGAGTCCAGCACGTACTAAGTGACTCAAGTTCTGGCACGAATGAATTATATGCAATGGTAAATAATGCCGGTATCGGACTATCCAGTCCAATTGAATGGGCGAAAGAAAATTCCCTAGATCCGTACGACACGCATATTGATGTAAATACGATGGGAGTGATTCGTGTCACGAGAAAATTTCTGCCATTGATTCGAAAGTCAAAGGGACGAATAGTTAATTTGTCTTCGATCGCAGCCCGTACTAATTTACTCGGAATAAATCCGTATTCTGTTTCAAAAGCTGCGACCTCTAAATTCACGGAAGGGCTTCAGGAAGAATTGGCTCCATTCGGTGTCACATCGATCGACGTTAATCCGTGGTTTTTCAAAACTCCAATATTAAATCCACAAAACATAATTACATCTGCGTTCAAGAGATACAACGAGTCGACCGAAGATGTTCGAACCACGTATGGTCCAGAATGGCTGAGAAGAGTCGCGAAGGGAGTGGTGACTTTAGTAACCGATCCCAATATAGTCATTCAACATCCAGAACAAGTTGTTGACACTCTCGTTGATGCAATTACTTCAGCTGAACCGGATGCAGTATACCGGGTTATATCGCCTGGTATAAGGGGAATTTTTTGGGTGATTTCCGATTTCCTTCCTTGGGAATTAATTATCTACTCCAGAAGGTTACTGAATAAACTTCAAGATTTGAGGAAAGTTAATGTGGATGAGTATCTAAGTGATTCGATGTTTAAGTAA